The following coding sequences lie in one Sorghum bicolor cultivar BTx623 chromosome 6, Sorghum_bicolor_NCBIv3, whole genome shotgun sequence genomic window:
- the LOC8071102 gene encoding protein AE7 isoform X2: MAMGLINANPIIHEKKERRIRPAPETTDENAAEPIDQLEIFDILLNDFPYINVVKLVFPFICELSTRATYIFYLTRGSSPFPSILAIWFWSLMFLHHIRDIKDPEHPYSLEQLNVVTENSIELNDESNHVRVTFTPTVEHCSMATIIGLCIRVKLVRSLPPRYKVDIRVAPGSHATEAAVNKQLNDKERVAAALENPNLLDMVEECLSPTFD; the protein is encoded by the exons ATGGCTATGGGGTTGATTAATGCTAATCCTATAATCCATGAGAAAAAAGAAAGGCGCATCCGACCAGCACCAGAGACCACAGATGAAAATGCAGCAGAGCCCATAGACCAGCTGGAAATATTTGATATCCTTCTTAATGATTTTCCTTATATAAATGTAGTGAAGCTTGTTTTTCCATTTATCTGTGAGCTCTCTACCCGAGctacatatattttttatttgacaaggGGGAGTTCCCCATTTCCCTCTATCCTAGCTATTTGGTTCTGGTCCTTAATGTTCTTACATCACATTAGAGATATAAAGGATCCAGAGCACCCATACTCACTGGAACAGCTGAATGTggtaactgaaaactcaattgaACTCAATGATGAAAGTAATCATGTCAG GGTTACTTTCACCCCAACAGTGGAGCACTGCAGTATGGCAACTATTATTGGCCTTTGCATACGTGTGAAACTTGTACGGAGTCTCCCTCCTCGTTACAAG GTGGACATAAGAGTTGCCCCTGGATCACACGCAACTGAAGCTGCCG TGAATAAGCAACTGAATGACAAAGAACGTGTTGCAGCTGCATTGGAAAACCCAAACCTACTGGACATGGTTGAAGAATGCTTATCACCAACATTTGATTGA
- the LOC8071101 gene encoding UV-B-induced protein At3g17800, chloroplastic, with product MPAWAEAALVLGSPSPATATASSTTSSCGVRPRAAVESGRLLCKGFPCTIRSKAGFQIHNYRTRTFKIKAKAEPGDGYTRLAPLRFESPSGQLLVQILQSHPHLIPATVDQQLENLQSEKTAQSEEASKVPQDLLYKRIAEVKEKERQNALEEIIYCWIIYRFMDNDISMTSALSPGGGPVRDISALPNQEDKLQSIHSADAFEMIQNHLNLIMGEKIAAPPDTVVEISNLNLGKLYAASIMYGYFLKRVDERFQLEKTMKTLPPNPKQQIVFENLQPNPFWDMESLVQITPDGEEISLDDEGSNPNKLKSYVSKLDADTLQRYATIRSKEAVSLIEKQTQALFGRPDIKVLDDGSVNAKDGRMVTITFTELNHLVLEAVTFGSFLWEAESYVESKYHFVNS from the exons ATGCCGGCGTGGGCCGAAGCGGCGCTCGTGCTCGGCTCGCCATCCcctgccaccgccaccgcctcctCGACCACCTCGTCATGTGGCGTCAGGCCGCGCGCCGCCGTGGAGTCCGGCAGGCTCTTGTGCAAG GGGTTCCCTTGTACCATTCGTTCCAAAGCTGGATTCCAGATTCATAATTACCGTACAAGGACGTTCAAGATTAAAGCAAAAGCAGAACCTGGTGATGGCTACACACGGCTTGCTCCACTTAGATTTGAATCTCCAAGTGGTCAACTTCTGGTTCAAATACTACAATCACACCCTCACCTTATTCCTGCAACAGTTGATCAGCAACTTGAAAATCTTCAATCAGAGAAAACTGCCCAAAGCGAAGAAGCCTCAAAAGTTCCCCAGGACCTCCTCTACAA GAGAATTGCAGAAGTCAAAGAGAAGGAAAGGCAGAATGCCTTAGAAGAGATTATCTACTGTTGGATTATATATAGGTTCATGGATAATGACATATCTATGACATCTGCATTATCACCTGGGGGTGGCCCTGTACGTGACATATCTGCATTGCCTAATCAAGAGGATAAATTGCAAAGCATACACTCCGCAGACGCTTTTGAGATGATACAAAACCATCTCAATCTTATCATGGGAGAAAAGATAGCAGCACCGCCGGATACTGTTGTTGAAATCAGCAACTTGAATCTTGGAAAGCTGTATGCAGCATCCATCATGTATGGTTACTTCCTGAAGAGGGTGGATGAGCGATTCCAACTTGAGAAAACTATGAAGACTCTCCCACCAAACCCCAAGCAGCAGATAGTATTTGAAAACCTACAACCTAATCCATTCTGGGATATGGAGTCCTTGGTACAGATTACACCTGATGGGGAGGAGATAAGTTTGGACGACGAAGGATCAAATCCTAACAAGTTGAAGTCTTATGTCTCGAAACTGGATGCTGATACATTGCAAAGATATGCTACTATCAGATCGAAGGAAGCCGTCTCACTGATTGAGAAGCAAACTCAGGCATTGTTTGGACGGCCAGACATCAAGGTATTGGACGATGGTTCGGTCAATGCAAAGGATGGTAGAATGGTAACAATCACATTTACAGAGCTGAATCATCTGGTCTTGGAGGCAGTTACTTTCGGTTCCTTTCTGTGGGAAGCTGAGAGTTATGTAGAATCGAAATACCATTTTGTCAACAGTTGA
- the LOC8071102 gene encoding protein AE7 isoform X1: protein MAMGLINANPIIHEKKERRIRPAPETTDENAAEPIDQLEIFDHIRDIKDPEHPYSLEQLNVVTENSIELNDESNHVRVTFTPTVEHCSMATIIGLCIRVKLVRSLPPRYKVDIRVAPGSHATEAAVNKQLNDKERVAAALENPNLLDMVEECLSPTFD, encoded by the exons ATGGCTATGGGGTTGATTAATGCTAATCCTATAATCCATGAGAAAAAAGAAAGGCGCATCCGACCAGCACCAGAGACCACAGATGAAAATGCAGCAGAGCCCATAGACCAGCTGGAAATATTTG ATCACATTAGAGATATAAAGGATCCAGAGCACCCATACTCACTGGAACAGCTGAATGTggtaactgaaaactcaattgaACTCAATGATGAAAGTAATCATGTCAG GGTTACTTTCACCCCAACAGTGGAGCACTGCAGTATGGCAACTATTATTGGCCTTTGCATACGTGTGAAACTTGTACGGAGTCTCCCTCCTCGTTACAAG GTGGACATAAGAGTTGCCCCTGGATCACACGCAACTGAAGCTGCCG TGAATAAGCAACTGAATGACAAAGAACGTGTTGCAGCTGCATTGGAAAACCCAAACCTACTGGACATGGTTGAAGAATGCTTATCACCAACATTTGATTGA